A window of Sphingorhabdus lacus contains these coding sequences:
- a CDS encoding Ppx/GppA family phosphatase, translated as MRSTRKAVIDIGSNTIRLVVYDGLPRAPMPIYNEKSRVALGACLAGDGVINSATMKKALAALGRFETLARAMKVDTLRVVATAATREAKNGQQLVEGAAALGIRVEVLDGETEATAAGLGVISDNPHANGYVGDLGGGSLELIRVADGKLHERVSLPLGTLRQEALKGKTTKQITQMLRQEIAVLKGEDGFPYEPNLPFYMIGGSWRSFARLHMHDAGYPLTILSNYQIPPDAPTRLMPLINDEAALAQTKVIASARMAALPGATALLAAVVRLLEPRELVTSVYGLREGLLFDQLSDAERREDPLIAATRFEGERLARFPFHGDALADWIAPVFAGQSDGDARLCRAACLLSDSVWNVNPEYRADHALDLALDGNWPGVVASDRAIIAAALWTVHAGKRTLPEMLANLAKPGALAQAVIWGLAIRLAQRLDGGTGRALSDSRIEGDDAILRLRLSGQATRLRSNSVQRRLQALAEALGYGRSEIVTG; from the coding sequence ATGAGATCAACACGCAAGGCCGTCATCGATATCGGCTCCAACACGATCCGTCTGGTCGTCTATGACGGCCTGCCGCGCGCGCCGATGCCGATTTACAATGAAAAAAGCCGGGTAGCGCTGGGCGCCTGCCTTGCGGGCGACGGCGTCATCAACAGCGCGACAATGAAAAAGGCGCTGGCCGCGCTTGGCCGGTTCGAGACGCTGGCCCGTGCGATGAAAGTGGACACGCTGCGCGTTGTCGCCACCGCGGCCACGCGCGAAGCCAAGAACGGCCAGCAACTGGTCGAAGGTGCTGCGGCACTGGGTATCCGCGTCGAAGTACTCGATGGCGAAACCGAAGCCACGGCGGCCGGCCTTGGTGTCATCAGCGACAATCCGCACGCCAATGGCTATGTCGGCGATCTGGGTGGCGGAAGCCTCGAATTGATCCGGGTTGCAGATGGCAAATTGCACGAACGGGTTTCCCTGCCGCTCGGCACGCTGCGGCAGGAAGCCCTCAAAGGCAAAACGACCAAGCAGATTACGCAGATGCTGCGGCAGGAAATTGCCGTCCTGAAGGGTGAAGACGGCTTTCCGTACGAACCCAACCTGCCCTTTTACATGATCGGCGGGTCGTGGCGGTCCTTTGCGCGGCTACATATGCATGACGCCGGTTATCCGCTGACCATCTTGTCCAATTACCAGATTCCACCCGATGCGCCGACGCGGCTGATGCCGCTGATCAACGACGAAGCCGCGCTTGCCCAGACCAAGGTCATTGCCTCTGCCCGTATGGCGGCGCTGCCGGGCGCCACAGCCTTGCTGGCGGCGGTCGTGCGCCTTCTGGAGCCGCGCGAGCTTGTCACCAGCGTCTATGGCCTGCGCGAAGGTTTGCTGTTCGACCAATTGTCCGATGCCGAACGCCGTGAAGATCCCCTGATCGCCGCGACCCGTTTTGAAGGCGAACGCCTCGCGCGTTTCCCCTTCCATGGCGATGCGCTGGCCGACTGGATTGCCCCCGTGTTCGCCGGACAAAGCGATGGCGATGCGCGTCTGTGCCGCGCCGCTTGCCTGCTGTCGGACAGCGTGTGGAATGTGAACCCCGAATATCGCGCCGATCATGCGCTTGATCTGGCGCTCGACGGAAACTGGCCGGGTGTCGTCGCCAGCGACCGTGCGATCATCGCCGCCGCTTTATGGACCGTGCATGCGGGCAAGCGGACGCTGCCGGAAATGCTGGCTAATCTCGCCAAGCCGGGTGCGCTGGCGCAGGCAGTAATCTGGGGCTTGGCGATCCGTCTGGCCCAGCGGCTCGACGGCGGCACCGGACGCGCCTTGTCCGACAGCCGGATCGAAGGCGACGACGCCATATTACGCCTGCGGTTGAGCGGTCAGGCAACAAGACTGCGTTCCAACTCGGTCCAGCGCCGGTTGCAGGCACTGGCCGAAGCCTTGGGCTATGGTCGTTCGGAGATTGTGACGGGCTGA
- a CDS encoding aldo/keto reductase, translating to MEHRRLGKSAVVVSDICMGTMTFGSQTEEAEAHRILDKCLDAGINFFDTAEGYPVPPDTKWVGRTEEIVGRWMKGKNRDAIIMATKVSGPSHVWFKSPKRGGMTALDRHNITVAVEDSLRRLQTDYIDLYQTHWPDHDTAYDETMETLDELVRAGKVRVLGCSNETSYGLMKSLATSERLGTARYHTIQNNYSINNRRFEDELKQVCRQEGVSLLPYSPLGGGVLSGKYLDNQRPEGARFSRYLEMQGERQFDMAQRFAGPRALESTARIVAIAKEAGMSPITLATAWSKQNDFVASTIVGVSREDQLDEIFAAIDLKLSKEVMSAVHKVTKEILYPMG from the coding sequence ATGGAACATCGCCGTCTGGGCAAAAGCGCTGTTGTTGTTTCCGACATCTGCATGGGAACAATGACCTTCGGATCGCAAACCGAAGAGGCAGAGGCGCATCGCATATTGGACAAATGCCTCGATGCCGGAATCAACTTCTTCGACACGGCAGAGGGCTATCCTGTTCCGCCCGACACCAAATGGGTCGGCCGGACCGAGGAAATTGTCGGGCGCTGGATGAAGGGCAAGAACCGCGACGCGATCATCATGGCGACGAAGGTGTCCGGCCCAAGCCATGTGTGGTTCAAATCCCCCAAGCGCGGCGGCATGACGGCGCTGGACCGGCATAATATTACCGTCGCGGTCGAAGACAGCCTGCGCCGGTTGCAGACCGACTATATCGACCTCTACCAAACCCATTGGCCCGACCATGACACCGCTTATGACGAGACCATGGAAACGCTGGATGAACTGGTGCGCGCCGGAAAAGTGCGCGTGCTGGGCTGCTCGAATGAAACCAGCTATGGCCTGATGAAGTCGCTTGCGACCTCGGAGCGGCTGGGCACGGCGCGCTACCATACGATCCAGAATAATTATTCGATCAACAACCGCCGGTTCGAAGATGAACTGAAGCAGGTCTGCCGTCAGGAAGGCGTGTCGTTGCTGCCCTATTCCCCCTTGGGTGGCGGCGTGCTTTCGGGCAAATATCTCGACAACCAGCGCCCGGAAGGTGCCCGCTTCTCGCGCTATCTGGAAATGCAAGGGGAACGCCAGTTCGACATGGCGCAGCGTTTTGCCGGACCAAGGGCGCTGGAATCAACGGCGCGGATTGTCGCCATTGCGAAAGAGGCGGGCATGTCGCCCATCACCCTAGCGACGGCTTGGTCGAAACAGAATGACTTTGTGGCCTCGACCATCGTGGGCGTCAGCCGCGAAGATCAACTCGACGAGATTTTCGCGGCGATTGACCTGAAGCTGAGCAAGGAAGTGATGTCGGCGGTGCACAAGGTTACGAAAGAAATTCTGTACCCAATGGGGTAG
- a CDS encoding RNA degradosome polyphosphate kinase, translating into MKPAPGLNTLEAQKNLAASRYFNRELSWLKFNERVLEEAANPAHPLLERLRFLSISGTNLDEFFMVRVAGLRGQQSRKIEELSIDGRTPSEQLAATVAAADALMAEQQKLWKKLLKELATEGIKVVEPAAIGKTHAAEVERYFREQILPVLTPQALDPAHPFPFIPNQGISLIFDMRRKDDGEVVRQLVMIPSSLRRFVRLPGAGTRFVTIEDLIRHFVGQMFPDYILIAAGAFRIIRDSDIEVEEEAEDLVRYFRSAIKRRRRGKIIRLKLEKGLPAELSTLIRTELGAGSSLVAETVGFLGIGDLAQLVEEDRPSLKFPPYSPRFPERILEHDGDCFAAIRQKDIVIHHPYESFDVVLAFLQQAARDPDVVAIKQTLYRAGKQSAVIRALCEAAEAGKSVTAIVELKARFDEEQNLHWASQLENSGVQVVYGFVDMKTHAKISLVVRREADGFRTYCHLGTGNYHPITAKIYTDISFFTADPRVGHDAGQIFNYITGYIPPSNLQLLTMSPLGLREKVMALIDQEIANVQAGKPGAVWAKLNSLVDKEVIDKLYQASEAGVEIDLVVRGICCLRPGVKGMSSRIRVKSVVGRFLEHSRIWAMGNGADLPNSKAKVFISSADWMSRNFDRRVEYMLPIENPTVHDQILDQVMVANLLDNQQSWMLRSDGRYERLKAGDMPFNLHHYFMTNASLSGRGGALADEKKVPTLSLVRRR; encoded by the coding sequence GTGAAGCCCGCGCCCGGTTTGAACACTCTCGAAGCCCAGAAAAACCTGGCCGCCAGCCGCTATTTCAACCGCGAATTGTCCTGGCTGAAATTTAACGAGCGCGTCCTCGAAGAAGCCGCCAATCCCGCACACCCGCTTTTGGAGCGGCTGCGTTTCCTGTCGATCTCGGGAACGAACCTCGACGAATTCTTCATGGTGCGCGTGGCGGGCCTGCGCGGGCAGCAGTCGCGCAAGATTGAAGAGCTATCTATTGATGGCCGCACGCCGTCTGAACAGTTGGCCGCCACGGTCGCCGCCGCCGACGCCTTGATGGCGGAGCAGCAAAAGCTTTGGAAGAAACTGCTCAAGGAACTGGCCACCGAAGGCATCAAGGTCGTCGAACCTGCCGCCATCGGCAAAACCCATGCCGCCGAAGTCGAACGCTATTTCCGCGAACAGATATTGCCCGTGCTAACACCGCAGGCGCTTGACCCGGCCCACCCCTTTCCGTTCATTCCCAACCAGGGCATCAGCCTGATATTCGACATGCGCCGCAAGGATGATGGCGAAGTCGTCCGGCAACTGGTGATGATCCCGTCGTCGCTGCGGCGCTTTGTGCGCCTGCCGGGTGCCGGAACCCGCTTTGTGACCATCGAAGATTTGATCCGCCATTTCGTCGGGCAGATGTTCCCCGACTATATATTGATCGCCGCCGGCGCGTTCCGCATCATCCGCGACAGCGATATCGAGGTGGAGGAAGAGGCCGAAGACCTCGTCCGCTATTTCCGAAGCGCCATCAAACGGCGGCGGCGGGGCAAGATTATCCGGTTGAAACTGGAAAAGGGCCTGCCCGCCGAACTGTCGACGCTGATCCGCACCGAACTCGGCGCGGGATCATCGCTCGTTGCGGAAACCGTCGGCTTTCTGGGGATCGGCGATTTGGCGCAACTGGTCGAGGAAGACCGCCCCTCGCTCAAATTCCCGCCCTATTCGCCGCGTTTTCCCGAACGCATCCTGGAACATGATGGCGATTGCTTTGCCGCCATCCGCCAAAAAGACATCGTCATCCACCACCCGTATGAAAGCTTCGACGTGGTGCTCGCCTTCCTGCAGCAGGCGGCGCGCGATCCCGATGTCGTGGCGATCAAGCAGACGCTCTACCGCGCAGGCAAACAATCGGCGGTCATCCGGGCGCTGTGCGAAGCCGCCGAGGCCGGCAAATCGGTCACCGCGATTGTCGAGCTGAAAGCCCGTTTCGACGAAGAACAGAATCTCCATTGGGCGTCGCAGCTTGAAAATAGCGGCGTGCAGGTCGTCTACGGCTTTGTCGACATGAAAACCCATGCCAAGATTTCGCTGGTCGTACGCCGCGAAGCCGATGGTTTTCGCACCTACTGCCATCTGGGCACGGGCAATTACCACCCGATCACCGCCAAGATATACACCGACATCAGCTTCTTCACCGCGGACCCGCGCGTCGGGCATGATGCGGGGCAGATCTTCAACTATATCACCGGCTATATTCCGCCGAGCAATCTGCAACTGCTGACGATGAGCCCGCTGGGCCTGCGCGAAAAGGTGATGGCGCTGATCGATCAGGAAATCGCCAATGTGCAGGCGGGCAAACCTGGTGCCGTCTGGGCAAAGCTGAATTCGCTGGTCGACAAGGAGGTCATCGACAAGCTTTACCAGGCGAGCGAGGCCGGCGTCGAAATCGACCTGGTGGTGCGCGGCATCTGTTGCCTGCGGCCGGGGGTCAAGGGCATGTCGTCGCGCATCCGTGTCAAATCGGTTGTGGGACGTTTTCTGGAACATAGCCGCATCTGGGCCATGGGCAACGGCGCGGATCTTCCCAATTCCAAGGCGAAAGTCTTCATCTCGTCGGCGGACTGGATGTCGCGCAATTTCGACCGGCGCGTCGAATATATGCTGCCCATCGAGAACCCGACGGTCCATGACCAGATTCTCGATCAGGTAATGGTTGCAAACCTTCTCGACAATCAGCAAAGCTGGATGTTGCGGTCCGATGGCCGTTATGAAAGGTTAAAGGCTGGCGATATGCCATTCAATCTGCACCATTATTTCATGACCAATGCGTCCTTGTCCGGTCGGGGCGGCGCTTTGGCCGATGAAAAGAAGGTGCCGACGCTTAGCCTCGTCCGGCGGAGATGA